In Methylotenera mobilis JLW8, the following are encoded in one genomic region:
- a CDS encoding sugar 3,4-ketoisomerase encodes MSLEDCRIIELPKIHNPQGNLTFIESDSQIPFAIQRVYYVYDVPGGAERGGHAHKELHQLIVAMSGSFDITLDDGKNKKTFHLARSYYGLYVCPMIWREIDNFSSGSVLMVLASNKYTEEDYYRNYDDFMRARWVK; translated from the coding sequence ATGTCATTAGAAGATTGCAGAATTATTGAGTTACCTAAGATTCATAACCCACAAGGGAATCTGACTTTTATCGAGAGCGATTCACAAATTCCTTTTGCGATTCAGCGCGTTTACTATGTGTATGATGTCCCTGGTGGTGCGGAACGCGGAGGGCATGCGCACAAAGAGTTGCATCAGTTAATCGTTGCCATGTCAGGCAGCTTTGATATCACTCTTGATGACGGTAAAAATAAAAAGACATTTCATTTGGCGCGCTCTTATTACGGGCTTTATGTATGCCCTATGATCTGGCGGGAAATCGATAATTTCTCATCTGGTTCCGTGCTGATGGTGCTTGCTTCAAATAAGTATACAGAAGAAGACTATTACCGTAATTACGATGATTTTATGCGAGCTAGGTGGGTTAAATAG
- a CDS encoding DegT/DnrJ/EryC1/StrS family aminotransferase encodes MNEAKVPFLDLKAAYSELQQALDDAVLRASRSGWYIGGPEVERFEADFAAYTEAKYCVGVGNGLDALTLALRALDIGAGDEVIVPSHTFIATWLAVSAVGAKPIAVEPATDSYNIDIASIECAITPRTKAIMPVHLYGMPVDMDAICALAKKHGLAVVEDAAQAHGAKVRGKKIGSHGDIVAWSFYPGKNLGALGDGGAITTNNEAIAARVRELGNYGSAVKYYNDERGVNSRLDPIQAAALSVKLKHLDVWNQRRQHIAQTYNQALSDLALGLPHVPAWAEPVWHLYVVATPVREALQSHLAAAGIQTLIHYPVPPHLQKAYQTLDIKAGSLPVAERLAQQVLSLPIGPHLAAADVERVLAALASGSPVVSQI; translated from the coding sequence ATGAATGAGGCAAAGGTGCCATTTTTAGACCTTAAGGCTGCTTATAGTGAGTTGCAACAAGCGTTAGATGATGCTGTGCTCAGAGCTAGTCGTTCAGGCTGGTACATCGGTGGCCCAGAAGTTGAGCGATTTGAAGCTGACTTTGCTGCTTACACTGAGGCTAAATATTGTGTAGGTGTGGGTAATGGCTTAGATGCTTTAACACTGGCATTACGTGCGCTAGATATAGGCGCGGGTGATGAAGTAATTGTACCTTCGCATACTTTTATTGCCACATGGCTGGCGGTGAGTGCTGTTGGTGCCAAACCGATTGCTGTGGAACCAGCAACTGATAGCTATAACATTGATATTGCTAGTATCGAGTGCGCTATTACGCCTCGCACTAAGGCCATTATGCCTGTGCATTTATACGGTATGCCGGTAGATATGGATGCAATTTGCGCCTTAGCCAAAAAGCATGGGTTGGCTGTTGTGGAAGATGCAGCGCAAGCTCATGGTGCCAAGGTGCGCGGGAAAAAGATTGGTAGTCACGGCGATATTGTCGCCTGGAGTTTTTACCCTGGCAAGAATTTAGGCGCTTTGGGTGATGGTGGTGCAATTACCACGAATAATGAGGCCATTGCTGCACGTGTGCGAGAGTTAGGTAATTATGGCTCCGCAGTGAAATATTACAACGACGAGCGTGGTGTTAACAGTCGCCTAGACCCCATTCAGGCGGCAGCACTTTCGGTGAAACTCAAGCATCTTGATGTATGGAATCAACGTCGTCAGCATATCGCACAAACCTATAATCAGGCATTGAGCGATTTAGCCTTAGGTTTGCCTCATGTGCCAGCGTGGGCTGAACCGGTTTGGCATTTATACGTGGTGGCTACGCCAGTACGTGAAGCCTTGCAATCACATTTGGCAGCAGCGGGTATACAAACGTTGATTCATTATCCGGTGCCGCCACATTTGCAAAAAGCCTACCAAACACTAGATATCAAGGCCGGAAGCTTGCCGGTGGCTGAGCGTTTGGCACAGCAGGTGTTGAGTTTACCTATAGGGCCGCATCTGGCTGCAGCAGATGTTGAACGGGTGCTGGCTGCGTTAGCTTCAGGCTCTCCAGTGGTCAGTCAAATATAG
- a CDS encoding flagellar protein FlaG has protein sequence MFSTPVDGYGAVKNQAAVQNIAGGPNAISGPTGAKAVENVKPETRQSAEIDKTALSNAVNKLNELVAPALQTVQFKMDEESDRVIVQVVDTSTDKVLRQIPNEEVLAFSKTLGRLQGLVVREQA, from the coding sequence ATGTTTAGTACACCAGTAGATGGTTATGGTGCAGTAAAAAATCAGGCCGCCGTGCAAAATATTGCCGGGGGCCCAAATGCCATTTCAGGCCCGACAGGCGCTAAGGCGGTGGAAAATGTGAAACCGGAAACCAGGCAGTCTGCAGAGATAGATAAAACTGCATTATCCAATGCAGTAAACAAGCTGAATGAACTTGTAGCGCCAGCGTTACAAACTGTTCAGTTTAAGATGGATGAAGAGTCAGATCGTGTGATTGTTCAAGTAGTGGATACTTCAACCGATAAAGTATTAAGGCAAATACCAAACGAAGAGGTTTTAGCATTTTCTAAAACTTTGGGTAGGTTGCAAGGTCTAGTAGTAAGGGAACAAGCCTAA
- the fliS gene encoding flagellar export chaperone FliS: MFGLNQKGVNGYAKVGVETGVLAASPVKLIVMLYDGAISACHSAVASMQRMDIEQKGAMLSKAIMIIESGLRLSLDRKAGGEIAESLDALYAYMSSRLAAANVRNEPAPVQEVIKLLLDLKGAWEAIDSNKATAQVLNQAKGTQQGYTQQAKV; encoded by the coding sequence ATGTTCGGACTAAACCAAAAAGGTGTTAACGGATACGCTAAAGTTGGTGTAGAGACAGGTGTGCTGGCTGCGAGTCCGGTTAAGTTGATTGTGATGCTTTATGATGGTGCTATTTCAGCCTGTCACAGTGCGGTTGCCAGTATGCAACGTATGGACATAGAGCAAAAAGGTGCGATGTTGTCTAAAGCGATTATGATTATTGAAAGTGGCTTGCGACTAAGCTTAGACAGAAAAGCTGGTGGCGAGATTGCAGAAAGTTTGGATGCGCTTTATGCCTACATGAGCAGTAGATTAGCTGCCGCTAATGTCCGTAATGAGCCGGCACCCGTGCAAGAAGTAATTAAATTACTGTTGGATTTAAAGGGAGCATGGGAGGCGATTGATAGTAATAAAGCAACGGCTCAGGTGTTGAATCAGGCAAAAGGTACCCAGCAGGGATATACGCAGCAGGCGAAGGTTTAG
- a CDS encoding flagellar hook-length control protein FliK, which yields MLKLPDNLSISPGPVPVGRVIPVLAVDNIGATLQELNARATQFVIGREYTAQVVSKVDDRAYLVKVDNAVLKMELGDTAQAGQSINLRYIKDGPAPTFFFMPQVTAPAEGSPEISQGARLIGQYLQEAEKNQVSNKYEAAAIVTHSPKEPLAVAHGLKQAISNSGLFYESHLNEMLQGGRSVATIMQEPQNQHQTLSQIAALTSQQLAVLEQNRINWHGEVWPGQMMDWDVYMESRDKERGEAADVPREDSERPVVSEVKLDFPNLGVVAAKLTIINGYVSINLRAEQDATMDELRNKSRALTQAINNTGLKLDGLIISAYE from the coding sequence ATGCTTAAGCTACCAGACAATCTAAGTATTAGTCCTGGTCCAGTACCGGTCGGTAGAGTAATACCCGTATTAGCTGTTGATAACATCGGGGCTACGTTACAAGAGTTAAATGCCAGAGCTACGCAATTTGTAATCGGTCGCGAATACACCGCACAAGTTGTTTCCAAAGTTGATGACCGTGCTTATCTGGTGAAAGTAGATAATGCGGTGTTGAAGATGGAGCTAGGCGACACAGCGCAAGCGGGTCAATCGATTAATCTGCGTTATATCAAAGACGGTCCAGCGCCAACCTTTTTCTTTATGCCCCAAGTAACTGCGCCCGCAGAAGGGTCACCTGAGATTAGCCAAGGTGCCCGCTTAATCGGACAGTATCTGCAGGAAGCTGAAAAAAACCAAGTGTCAAACAAGTATGAGGCGGCAGCTATTGTCACTCATAGCCCCAAAGAGCCTCTGGCGGTGGCGCATGGGTTAAAGCAAGCCATTAGTAATAGCGGTCTGTTTTACGAGTCTCACTTAAATGAAATGCTGCAAGGCGGACGCTCTGTAGCTACTATCATGCAAGAACCTCAAAATCAGCATCAAACCCTGAGTCAAATTGCTGCGCTAACATCACAGCAGCTTGCGGTGTTAGAGCAAAATCGGATTAATTGGCATGGTGAGGTGTGGCCTGGACAGATGATGGATTGGGATGTTTATATGGAGTCGCGCGATAAAGAGCGTGGTGAGGCAGCGGATGTACCGCGTGAGGACAGTGAGAGGCCTGTGGTGAGTGAGGTAAAGCTAGACTTCCCAAATTTGGGTGTGGTTGCTGCCAAATTAACCATCATCAATGGCTACGTGTCTATTAATCTACGAGCGGAGCAAGATGCGACGATGGATGAGCTCAGGAATAAAAGTCGCGCTTTAACTCAGGCGATTAATAATACTGGGTTGAAATTAGACGGTTTGATTATTTCAGCATATGAGTAA
- the fliE gene encoding flagellar hook-basal body complex protein FliE has translation MKAGGIDSSTIESMLAQMRAAAQRPQAESIANLASPIGANKSTGKVDFADALKASLDQVNQVQKSAETLGKNFALGDDSVSLSDVMIAGQKANISFQATIQVRNKLVSAYQDIMSMQI, from the coding sequence ATGAAGGCAGGTGGTATTGATTCAAGCACAATAGAGTCTATGCTTGCGCAAATGAGGGCTGCAGCACAACGTCCACAAGCAGAGAGTATCGCAAACTTAGCCTCTCCAATCGGCGCAAATAAAAGCACCGGAAAGGTTGATTTTGCAGACGCATTAAAAGCATCACTTGATCAAGTAAACCAAGTACAGAAAAGTGCTGAAACATTAGGCAAGAACTTTGCCTTAGGTGACGATAGCGTCAGCTTATCTGACGTAATGATTGCCGGACAAAAAGCAAATATTTCATTTCAGGCAACTATTCAGGTACGCAACAAGTTAGTTTCTGCTTATCAAGACATCATGAGTATGCAGATTTAG
- a CDS encoding class I SAM-dependent methyltransferase codes for MKTFLHVGCGPLYLDPVTQQPSRPQGFDLNSWNELRLDINPAVKPDVVGTMTDMSAVPSGSVDAIFSSHNIEHLYPHEVPIALAEFKRVLRPDGFVVITCPDLQSVCALVAQGKLTEPAYISAAGPIAPLDILYGHRPPMSQGNLYMSHRCGFTLNVLLGTLESSGFAKVVGSCRPDCFDLWALACVSDISNEQLLGLARRYLPEQSADINQSEQAAQDMQQAIQDVLSLAQTHQQNGHLAEAQSLYLEILNIEPRHAEANYGLGLIEVNLKSAADALPRLEIAVESNPAVEQYWVSYVDALMLSGITHSVPDVLALGQQHGLQPETAQILANELAELLAAK; via the coding sequence ATGAAAACGTTTTTACATGTGGGCTGTGGTCCTCTTTATCTTGACCCAGTGACGCAGCAACCTAGTCGCCCACAGGGATTTGATCTTAATAGTTGGAATGAATTACGTCTGGACATTAACCCAGCAGTGAAGCCAGACGTAGTTGGCACCATGACGGATATGTCTGCAGTGCCTTCAGGCAGTGTGGATGCGATTTTCTCATCACATAATATTGAGCATCTTTATCCGCATGAGGTGCCAATTGCGTTAGCTGAGTTTAAACGCGTACTGCGCCCAGACGGTTTTGTAGTCATTACTTGTCCAGATTTGCAGTCAGTCTGTGCATTGGTTGCGCAGGGTAAATTAACTGAGCCTGCTTATATTTCTGCAGCTGGTCCAATTGCGCCTTTAGATATTTTATACGGTCACCGTCCGCCGATGAGCCAAGGTAATTTATATATGTCGCACCGTTGCGGCTTTACCCTTAACGTACTGCTTGGCACCTTGGAATCATCCGGATTTGCTAAAGTAGTTGGCAGCTGTAGGCCGGATTGTTTTGATCTATGGGCACTCGCTTGCGTGTCGGATATTAGCAATGAGCAATTATTAGGCTTAGCAAGGCGATACTTGCCAGAACAGTCTGCTGATATCAATCAAAGCGAACAAGCGGCGCAAGACATGCAGCAGGCAATTCAGGATGTATTAAGCCTCGCACAGACGCATCAGCAAAATGGTCATCTAGCAGAGGCGCAGAGTTTGTATTTGGAGATACTCAATATTGAGCCTCGGCATGCAGAAGCCAACTATGGCCTAGGCTTAATTGAGGTGAATTTGAAAAGTGCAGCAGACGCGCTGCCTCGCTTAGAGATTGCGGTAGAGTCTAACCCAGCAGTTGAGCAGTACTGGGTATCTTATGTCGATGCCTTAATGCTGTCTGGCATTACCCATTCTGTTCCAGATGTATTGGCGCTTGGTCAGCAACATGGCTTGCAACCTGAAACCGCACAAATATTAGCGAATGAGTTAGCTGAGCTGCTAGCAGCTAAGTAA
- a CDS encoding tetratricopeptide repeat protein — protein sequence MIQSAEDITHTLHRAVQLHASGDLLEAEKQLRAILESDPLQVQANYYLGTVLLESLQALESLPYFNAALESDPQQAQHWLSYIAALIDAEHYEDAKLVLTYGRDAGLDGKSVDYLEQLLAQRQAESLQLAAKTEAMPAAHMQEKLIQLFLNKRYQVAEAALQPLLATYPKWLVGWKMLSDILLVQKKDARLAASHALALNQDDAQEHCYYGLVLKGQGDLVNAAATFKQAIELQPDYAAAYNNLGIVTKDMGDVAAAVAYYRKALAINPGYASCYSNLLFCLSHTDIVSADDLFIEHRKFGAQYEAVYKSAWPKHSHQADVAKRLHVGFVSADFREHSLANFFEPVLEHLSQVADIALHAYANNAIEDGVTQRLKAKFKYWNKVDDLTDAALAERVRADKIDILVDLDGHTAGNRLISFAMKPAPIQISWLGYLATTGLTAMDYYLADAHLLPPGQFDQQFTEKIVQLPANAPFTPSALSPAVGALPALSNDFITFGCFNRVEKITPSVIKLWSGLLNAVPNSKLLLGAMPKDGSYDGVINELASHAISADRLIIHHRSTMDNYLKLHNLVDICLDTFPSNGVTTTCHAAWMGVPTLCLEGQSLMSRGAMAVMLHLGLPEFVVKSHDDFINKGIDWAEHLQYLSEVRAALRKKFNDSALNQPQFISENLVLALRTMWVRWCKKQPTISFKIPD from the coding sequence ATGATTCAGAGCGCTGAGGACATTACCCATACGCTACATCGGGCAGTACAGTTGCATGCGTCCGGTGATTTGCTTGAGGCTGAGAAACAGTTACGTGCCATACTGGAATCTGATCCGCTACAAGTCCAAGCTAATTACTACCTAGGCACGGTATTGCTCGAAAGCCTGCAAGCATTAGAAAGCTTGCCCTATTTCAATGCTGCGCTGGAGTCGGACCCTCAGCAGGCACAGCATTGGCTGAGCTATATTGCTGCTTTGATTGACGCTGAGCACTATGAAGATGCCAAACTGGTTCTGACGTATGGGCGTGATGCTGGTCTTGACGGTAAGTCTGTTGATTATCTGGAGCAGTTGCTGGCGCAGCGACAAGCCGAAAGCTTACAGTTAGCTGCCAAGACTGAGGCAATGCCAGCTGCGCATATGCAAGAAAAGCTGATTCAACTATTTCTCAACAAGCGTTATCAGGTAGCCGAGGCTGCATTACAGCCGCTGCTAGCAACCTATCCCAAATGGCTTGTCGGCTGGAAAATGCTGAGCGATATCCTATTAGTGCAAAAAAAGGATGCCAGATTGGCTGCAAGCCATGCCTTAGCATTAAACCAAGATGACGCACAGGAGCATTGCTATTATGGTTTGGTCTTAAAAGGGCAGGGTGATTTAGTGAACGCTGCTGCCACTTTTAAGCAAGCAATCGAGCTACAGCCAGATTATGCTGCGGCTTACAATAATTTAGGCATCGTCACTAAAGACATGGGGGATGTAGCGGCTGCCGTTGCTTATTATCGTAAGGCGCTCGCCATCAATCCTGGCTATGCTAGCTGTTACAGTAATTTGTTGTTTTGCCTATCACATACTGACATTGTAAGTGCTGATGATTTATTTATCGAGCACCGTAAATTTGGCGCTCAGTATGAAGCAGTCTATAAATCAGCGTGGCCTAAGCACTCACATCAAGCCGACGTGGCAAAGCGCTTGCATGTTGGCTTTGTTTCTGCCGATTTTAGAGAGCATTCTTTAGCCAACTTCTTTGAGCCTGTGCTTGAGCATTTATCACAAGTAGCCGATATCGCACTACACGCCTACGCAAACAATGCCATTGAAGATGGGGTAACGCAGCGACTTAAAGCTAAATTTAAATATTGGAATAAAGTCGATGACTTAACCGATGCTGCGCTTGCAGAAAGAGTCCGTGCAGATAAGATTGATATTCTGGTTGATTTAGATGGGCACACCGCGGGCAATAGGCTGATTAGCTTTGCCATGAAACCTGCACCCATCCAAATTAGCTGGCTGGGTTACCTTGCTACCACTGGTCTGACGGCGATGGATTACTATTTAGCAGATGCACACTTGTTACCGCCGGGGCAGTTTGATCAGCAGTTTACGGAAAAAATAGTGCAGTTACCGGCCAATGCGCCGTTTACGCCATCCGCTTTATCGCCAGCAGTGGGCGCTTTGCCTGCACTGAGTAATGATTTTATTACTTTCGGCTGCTTTAATCGCGTAGAGAAAATTACGCCTAGCGTTATTAAATTGTGGTCAGGCTTATTAAATGCGGTGCCAAACTCAAAACTATTATTGGGTGCAATGCCAAAAGATGGTAGTTATGACGGGGTAATTAACGAGCTTGCCAGCCATGCAATTAGTGCGGATAGGTTAATCATTCACCATCGCAGTACCATGGATAATTATTTAAAGCTGCATAATCTTGTTGATATTTGCTTAGATACTTTTCCATCCAACGGGGTGACCACAACTTGTCACGCAGCGTGGATGGGGGTGCCGACGCTGTGCTTAGAGGGGCAAAGCCTGATGAGCCGAGGTGCCATGGCCGTGATGCTGCATTTAGGTTTGCCTGAGTTTGTGGTGAAATCACATGATGATTTTATTAATAAGGGCATTGATTGGGCTGAGCATTTGCAATATTTATCTGAAGTGCGCGCAGCATTACGCAAGAAATTTAATGATTCCGCATTAAATCAGCCTCAGTTCATTAGCGAAAACTTAGTCTTAGCGTTACGCACCATGTGGGTTAGGTGGTGCAAAAAACAACCTACCATCTCGTTCAAAATACCAGATTAA
- the fliD gene encoding flagellar filament capping protein FliD — MATTSGVGSVLDVTSIVSSLMSVEKAPLTKIATQKTAYQSQISAYGTLKSALSTFQTSVNALSSLSKFNAQSVTSSNTSVLTASSNGTATVGSYDINVSQLAKSQKLSVGGFSSVSDVVGTGSLTISFGTFTPEVAVPFTASSFAPNTAKSDINITIDSSNNTLAGVRDAINAANASVNATIVNDGTTNRLVITSKDTGEVNSLKIAVTDSDGNNLDASGLSKLAYDPQATAGNGKNLTVLQDAKNALLKIDGIDIVKSSNSISDAIDGVTLNLLGLTAGNALNLSVATNQDAVKTSVSSFVDAYNKLDTTLRSLTKFDETGQANGALLGDSTARSVINQIRAVMNTAINNGSSVNSLTQIGVSFQRDGKLSLDSTKFASAVSTNFNDIASLFAASARATDPQVSFVSSSSKTKEGTYAVSVTQLGSTLVNAQGTINGVTAAGSTTTLRGAVGDDSEGLTVNVAGGATGARGTVSFSLGYAAKLGTLLDSLLSEDGILAARTDGINTSIKRLDTQSERISSRLTAIEDRYRAQYSRLDVLLTNMSTTSTFLTQQIAALNAK; from the coding sequence ATGGCTACAACTTCAGGAGTGGGTTCAGTCCTTGATGTTACTAGCATCGTTTCTAGCTTGATGAGTGTTGAAAAAGCTCCTCTAACTAAAATTGCCACACAAAAAACAGCATATCAATCGCAAATTTCAGCATATGGTACGCTTAAAAGTGCGTTGTCGACGTTTCAAACTTCTGTAAATGCACTTTCAAGTTTATCTAAATTCAACGCCCAGAGCGTTACATCAAGTAATACCAGCGTACTAACTGCTAGCTCCAACGGTACAGCTACAGTTGGCAGCTATGACATCAATGTCAGTCAGCTGGCTAAATCCCAGAAATTAAGTGTTGGCGGTTTTTCCAGCGTTTCTGATGTGGTTGGCACCGGTAGTCTTACCATTTCGTTCGGTACATTTACACCAGAAGTGGCTGTGCCATTTACTGCAAGTTCTTTTGCTCCAAACACGGCTAAATCCGACATTAATATCACTATTGATAGTTCCAACAATACATTGGCCGGTGTGCGTGATGCGATTAATGCGGCTAATGCTAGCGTTAACGCTACTATTGTGAATGACGGCACGACTAATCGCTTGGTGATCACTTCAAAAGATACCGGCGAGGTGAACAGCCTTAAAATTGCCGTGACTGATAGCGATGGTAACAATTTGGATGCATCTGGCTTATCCAAGCTGGCTTATGATCCGCAGGCCACTGCTGGCAACGGTAAAAATTTGACAGTATTGCAGGATGCTAAAAACGCGCTTTTAAAAATCGATGGTATTGATATCGTTAAGTCTAGCAACTCAATCTCTGACGCTATTGATGGTGTGACATTGAATCTATTGGGTTTAACCGCTGGTAACGCATTGAATCTATCTGTTGCAACCAACCAAGATGCGGTAAAAACTTCGGTCAGTTCGTTTGTAGATGCTTACAATAAATTAGACACCACCTTACGTAGCCTAACGAAGTTTGATGAAACTGGTCAGGCGAACGGTGCTTTATTGGGCGACTCTACCGCGCGTTCTGTGATTAATCAGATTCGCGCTGTGATGAATACTGCAATCAATAATGGCAGCTCTGTCAATTCGCTTACCCAAATAGGTGTGAGCTTTCAGCGTGATGGTAAGCTGAGCTTAGACAGCACTAAATTTGCTAGTGCTGTGAGCACTAACTTTAATGATATAGCAAGCTTATTTGCTGCTAGCGCTAGGGCAACAGACCCGCAAGTGAGTTTTGTGAGCAGTTCCTCTAAAACCAAAGAGGGTACCTACGCAGTTTCTGTAACACAGCTTGGTTCTACTTTGGTCAATGCGCAGGGCACGATTAATGGCGTGACGGCTGCGGGTAGTACCACTACCTTACGAGGTGCTGTGGGTGATGATAGTGAAGGCTTAACCGTGAATGTGGCTGGTGGCGCGACAGGTGCGCGTGGCACTGTGAGCTTTAGTCTGGGTTATGCTGCAAAATTAGGTACGTTATTAGATAGTTTGTTGAGTGAAGATGGTATCTTGGCTGCAAGAACCGATGGTATCAACACTTCGATTAAGCGACTGGATACCCAGAGTGAGCGTATTAGTTCACGTTTGACAGCTATAGAAGATCGATATAGAGCGCAGTATTCTAGGCTTGATGTTCTACTGACAAACATGTCGACCACAAGTACTTTCCTTACGCAGCAAATAGCGGCGCTTAATGCAAAATAG
- a CDS encoding EscU/YscU/HrcU family type III secretion system export apparatus switch protein encodes MSKSDEHKRLNPTLGLAPNRHAPFNPNQQAIALTYATGDYAPRVVAKGRGLIAEQIIARAKQHDVFVHESKDLVALLMQVDLDDHIPPTLYQAIAEILSWLYRMEEGRAGAISDELPEG; translated from the coding sequence ATGAGTAAATCGGACGAACATAAGCGGTTGAACCCAACCTTGGGGCTTGCCCCCAATCGGCATGCCCCCTTTAACCCGAATCAGCAAGCAATAGCGTTAACCTATGCGACGGGTGATTATGCGCCACGTGTGGTGGCTAAAGGGCGTGGTTTAATTGCTGAGCAAATCATCGCTAGGGCGAAGCAGCATGATGTGTTTGTGCATGAATCTAAAGATTTGGTCGCGCTGCTGATGCAAGTGGACTTAGATGACCACATTCCACCTACGCTTTACCAAGCAATCGCAGAGATTTTATCCTGGCTCTATCGCATGGAAGAGGGTAGAGCCGGTGCCATAAGTGACGAATTGCCTGAAGGCTAA
- a CDS encoding flagellin, giving the protein MASVINTNIASLNTQRNLASSQSALNTSLQRLSSGLRINSSKDDAAGLAIATRMDSQVRGQQVAIRNANDAISFAQVAEGGLAKQTDALQRMRELAVQSLNGTNTSTDRANLDAEFTQLSAEVSRLSTATKFNGTSVFGAAQTFQVGADAGDTITTASVAAATISGNVSSVASASTAITAIDAALTAANTNRATLGAIQNRFESVVSNLQISVENQAAAKSRIMDADFAAETANLTRGQILQQAGTAMLAQANSLPNNVLSLLRG; this is encoded by the coding sequence ATGGCTTCAGTTATCAATACAAACATTGCGTCATTGAATACACAACGTAACTTAGCATCTTCACAAAGTGCATTAAACACATCATTACAACGCTTGTCATCAGGCTTACGTATCAACAGCTCAAAAGATGACGCTGCTGGCTTGGCAATTGCTACACGTATGGACTCACAAGTACGTGGTCAACAAGTAGCAATCCGTAACGCTAACGATGCAATCTCATTTGCACAAGTTGCTGAGGGTGGTTTAGCTAAACAAACTGACGCGTTGCAACGTATGCGTGAACTGGCTGTGCAATCACTAAACGGTACTAACACAAGTACAGACCGTGCAAACTTAGATGCTGAGTTTACACAGTTATCAGCTGAGGTTTCACGTCTTTCAACAGCTACTAAATTCAACGGTACTTCAGTGTTCGGCGCTGCTCAAACTTTCCAAGTTGGTGCTGACGCTGGTGACACCATCACTACTGCTTCTGTAGCAGCAGCGACTATCTCAGGTAACGTATCATCTGTTGCTTCTGCTTCTACAGCGATTACTGCAATTGATGCTGCACTTACAGCTGCAAACACAAACCGTGCAACATTGGGTGCGATCCAAAACCGCTTTGAGTCTGTAGTAAGCAACCTACAAATTTCAGTAGAAAACCAAGCAGCAGCTAAATCACGCATCATGGATGCTGACTTCGCGGCAGAAACAGCTAACTTGACACGTGGTCAAATCTTGCAACAAGCAGGTACAGCGATGTTAGCGCAAGCAAACTCACTACCTAACAACGTGTTGTCACTGTTAAGAGGTTAA
- a CDS encoding flagellar protein FliT: MEYQNTIQLYETVAKIMQQMLLAAKMEDWDKLTELEAFCAQHVATLKTMENGQPLPNDALKRKVASIKSILADDREIRNLISPWMAKLNALMNANQTERRLTQAYSQ; this comes from the coding sequence ATGGAATATCAGAATACTATTCAGCTTTATGAGACGGTTGCTAAGATTATGCAGCAGATGTTGCTTGCTGCAAAAATGGAAGATTGGGATAAGCTAACAGAACTTGAGGCTTTTTGTGCGCAACATGTGGCAACCTTGAAGACCATGGAAAATGGGCAGCCTTTGCCAAATGACGCATTGAAGCGCAAAGTAGCGAGCATTAAAAGCATACTGGCTGACGATCGCGAAATTCGCAATTTAATTTCACCTTGGATGGCTAAATTAAATGCTTTGATGAATGCTAATCAAACCGAAAGACGACTGACACAAGCCTATAGTCAGTAA